In Fibrobacter sp. UBA4297, a genomic segment contains:
- a CDS encoding TetR/AcrR family transcriptional regulator — MSTKEKILETALTLFAKNGYDGTSVEQIAQDVGIKAPSLYKHFKGKEDILNSLIDIAEARYEESFGSAKKVGAIPESINGFIHETMKKIRFTMTDPIIKKMRIFLVQEQFRSERLAEITTRHQVDGLLQMYKKVLETLMTAGIIVKDDPEMLATEITAPVALWISKVDRQPKCEKEALNFIEKHLQHFFKIYKK, encoded by the coding sequence ATGTCCACTAAAGAAAAAATTCTCGAAACCGCCCTAACGCTATTTGCCAAGAACGGATATGACGGCACAAGCGTAGAGCAAATTGCCCAGGATGTCGGCATCAAGGCACCGTCGCTTTACAAGCATTTCAAGGGCAAAGAAGACATTTTGAATTCGCTGATTGACATCGCCGAAGCGCGTTACGAGGAATCGTTCGGCTCAGCAAAGAAAGTTGGCGCAATCCCAGAAAGTATCAACGGTTTCATCCACGAGACGATGAAAAAAATCCGCTTTACGATGACCGACCCGATCATCAAGAAGATGCGCATTTTTTTGGTGCAAGAACAGTTCCGCAGCGAACGACTCGCCGAAATCACGACAAGGCATCAGGTGGACGGTCTTTTGCAAATGTACAAGAAAGTTCTCGAAACGCTAATGACCGCAGGCATAATCGTCAAGGACGACCCGGAAATGCTTGCGACAGAGATTACGGCACCCGTTGCACTATGGATTTCTAAAGTCGATCGCCAGCCGAAATGCGAAAAAGAAGCGCTCAATTTTATCGAGAAGCACTTACAACATTTTTTCAAGATTTACAAGAAATGA
- a CDS encoding SpoIIE family protein phosphatase: MKNIHKYILIVLICGLIFFILGYPCRELFRISETTEVRIVAALPLLFGISFGFAGVLGCAIANLIADIMSGYDAIIFIPGFFVQIIYGYVPAVIWNRLRKNDKNKFKLDKIYKNVQYMLIVILDSLAAAFMVVSVIKLKFDEHYFSMLSANIFFNQFITMVIIGFPYLICASLICQRKMRKKQKKSTKFIFSFSLNEKFILFFLATSIIISVAFGITSYPSIALKYGENNLYLWNYVYFYIGTLLNIGIWVSLGFLYYMERTVTKPIESMSEIAKTFGQNTDIYERIHNTLQKCHQYIYFTSEVGKLARSYEEMAKELDDYVKNLTEATATQQKVHTELSIATAIQRASLSKPVNVEGFENYAMMRPALEVGGDFYDNLMLDDDHLALVIADVSGKGVPAALFMMVSKIVLRHNLQHGLSPAEALSRANDELAEHNVHDMFVTCLCGVLNIKTGHLVYANAGHEKPFIKHANGDFEVATLKSGFVLAGMEGYKYREFEVQLKPGDTIFTYTDGVPEATNEKDEEFGMERLKKVLNEAKDDSIRLLCRKVRMAVKEFAGKAPQFDDITMLAFKMK; this comes from the coding sequence ATGAAGAACATTCATAAATACATACTTATCGTTTTAATCTGCGGGCTTATTTTCTTTATTCTCGGCTACCCCTGTCGAGAACTTTTCAGAATTTCAGAAACGACCGAAGTCCGCATTGTGGCGGCCCTCCCCCTACTTTTCGGCATTTCCTTTGGATTTGCAGGCGTCCTCGGCTGCGCGATTGCAAACCTCATCGCCGACATCATGTCAGGCTATGACGCCATCATCTTTATCCCGGGATTTTTCGTCCAGATTATTTACGGTTACGTCCCTGCCGTGATTTGGAACAGGCTCCGCAAAAACGACAAGAACAAGTTCAAGCTCGACAAGATTTACAAGAACGTGCAGTACATGCTCATCGTCATCCTAGATTCGCTTGCGGCAGCGTTCATGGTCGTAAGCGTCATCAAACTAAAATTTGACGAACACTATTTTTCGATGCTCTCGGCAAACATTTTCTTCAATCAATTTATCACGATGGTGATTATAGGGTTTCCGTATCTAATCTGCGCCTCGCTCATTTGCCAGCGAAAAATGCGCAAAAAGCAAAAAAAATCCACAAAGTTCATCTTTTCTTTTTCGCTCAACGAAAAATTCATTTTGTTTTTCCTCGCCACAAGCATCATCATTTCAGTAGCATTTGGAATTACAAGCTACCCAAGCATTGCACTTAAATACGGCGAGAACAATCTTTACCTCTGGAATTACGTTTACTTTTACATCGGCACATTGCTGAACATCGGTATCTGGGTTTCACTCGGGTTCCTCTACTACATGGAGCGCACCGTCACAAAGCCTATCGAAAGCATGAGCGAAATTGCCAAGACATTCGGGCAAAATACGGACATTTACGAAAGAATCCACAACACTCTGCAAAAATGCCACCAGTACATCTATTTTACCTCTGAAGTCGGGAAACTCGCACGTTCCTACGAAGAAATGGCCAAGGAACTAGACGATTACGTCAAGAATCTGACCGAAGCGACAGCAACGCAGCAAAAAGTCCACACGGAGCTTTCCATTGCAACGGCAATCCAACGAGCCTCACTTTCAAAGCCCGTCAACGTCGAAGGTTTTGAAAATTACGCCATGATGCGCCCCGCCCTCGAAGTTGGCGGTGACTTTTACGACAACCTCATGCTAGATGACGACCACCTCGCACTTGTAATTGCAGATGTTTCGGGCAAGGGCGTACCCGCCGCGCTCTTTATGATGGTTTCCAAGATCGTGTTGAGGCACAACTTGCAACACGGCCTCTCGCCTGCCGAAGCGCTCAGCCGCGCAAACGACGAACTCGCCGAGCACAACGTTCACGACATGTTTGTCACATGCCTTTGCGGCGTGCTGAATATCAAGACAGGACACCTCGTTTACGCCAATGCAGGCCACGAAAAGCCATTCATCAAACACGCTAACGGAGATTTCGAAGTCGCAACCCTTAAAAGCGGATTCGTCCTCGCCGGCATGGAAGGCTACAAGTACAGGGAATTCGAAGTGCAGCTTAAGCCAGGCGATACGATTTTCACCTACACCGACGGCGTTCCCGAAGCGACAAACGAAAAAGACGAAGAATTCGGCATGGAGCGCCTCAAGAAAGTCCTGAACGAAGCGAAAGACGATTCTATCCGACTCCTGTGTCGCAAAGTCCGCATGGCGGTCAAGGAATTCGCCGGGAAAGCACCGCAGTTCGACGACATTACAATGCTCGCATTCAAGATGAAATAA
- a CDS encoding ACT domain-containing protein, with protein MKLKKLEYKLTVCKVADIKDVDTDKDFYFIGKTDEEISLVCKTDDTPQNTIERDDGWQGFRIQGVLDFSLIGILSKLSTILAENGIGIFAVSTFNTDYILVKAENFDKALKVLSDAGYDVV; from the coding sequence ATGAAACTAAAGAAATTAGAATACAAACTAACAGTCTGTAAAGTAGCGGACATTAAAGATGTTGATACGGACAAGGATTTCTATTTCATAGGTAAGACCGATGAAGAAATATCTCTCGTATGCAAAACAGATGATACGCCACAAAATACTATTGAACGGGATGATGGATGGCAAGGTTTCCGCATTCAGGGTGTGCTAGATTTTTCTCTTATTGGGATTCTTTCAAAGCTCTCAACTATTCTTGCTGAAAATGGTATCGGAATTTTTGCGGTATCCACTTTCAATACGGATTACATTCTTGTGAAAGCTGAAAATTTTGATAAAGCGCTGAAAGTCTTGTCTGATGCGGGATATGATGTGGTGTGA
- a CDS encoding sigma-54 interaction domain-containing protein produces the protein MKSESMLATEKMLDVVKTLLDEEQPEALFPKILEVAKGVLHADAAVLDVGGENPLHFSNPQRVTISISAVKLAKNEKRAVVWNQLDDESADLSKSIVQNQLTSIMVSPFRTPESEAGYLYLQRAARKEPFTEEDSALFDSFVEVCEKFAFAAYDRLRDKESLDTLKNVVRKDGIVYSSKAMVDVIAMADKLSPLPLPVIIRGETGTGKEVMARYIHKHSPRAEKPFIAVNCGAIPEHLMESLMFGHAKGSFTGAIENKKGFFEEADGGTIFLDEIGELPLNMQVKLLRVLQEKHITRVGDNREIPVNVRVISATHVDLEEAVREKRFREDLYFRIQVLPLELPPLRDRGQDVVLLAENFIQRYGAEYGRGKFHLSRNAEKALLGYHWPGNVRELENRVQKGLVQAVHGVIQPKDLGLDDMQVQAKESPRTLKEAREAVEREVISRALKDTNANLTLASTILGIDRKVLREIMERLGLKKEDFKV, from the coding sequence ATGAAATCGGAATCCATGCTCGCCACAGAAAAGATGCTTGATGTGGTCAAGACTCTTTTAGATGAGGAACAGCCGGAGGCTCTTTTCCCGAAAATTCTCGAAGTGGCTAAAGGCGTGTTGCATGCCGATGCCGCCGTGCTAGATGTCGGTGGCGAAAATCCGCTCCATTTCTCGAATCCGCAAAGGGTCACGATTTCAATTTCGGCAGTCAAGCTTGCGAAAAACGAAAAACGCGCCGTGGTGTGGAACCAGCTAGATGACGAATCGGCGGACTTGTCCAAGTCGATTGTGCAGAACCAGCTCACAAGCATTATGGTGTCGCCGTTTAGGACGCCGGAATCTGAGGCCGGGTATCTCTATTTGCAGCGTGCCGCCCGCAAGGAACCGTTCACGGAAGAAGACAGCGCGCTGTTCGATTCGTTTGTGGAGGTCTGTGAAAAGTTTGCGTTTGCCGCTTACGACCGTTTGCGCGACAAGGAATCGCTCGATACGCTTAAGAATGTTGTCCGCAAGGATGGAATTGTCTATTCTTCGAAGGCGATGGTCGATGTGATTGCGATGGCCGATAAACTTTCGCCGCTCCCGCTTCCGGTGATTATCCGTGGCGAGACGGGTACGGGCAAGGAAGTGATGGCGCGTTACATCCACAAGCATAGTCCGCGTGCCGAAAAGCCGTTCATTGCGGTGAACTGCGGTGCCATTCCGGAACACTTGATGGAATCGCTCATGTTCGGGCATGCCAAGGGCTCGTTCACGGGCGCCATTGAGAACAAGAAGGGCTTTTTCGAAGAAGCCGACGGCGGTACGATTTTTCTCGATGAAATTGGCGAGCTCCCGCTCAACATGCAGGTGAAGCTTTTGCGCGTGTTGCAAGAAAAACACATCACGCGTGTGGGAGATAACCGCGAAATTCCGGTGAACGTGCGTGTGATAAGCGCAACGCATGTGGATTTGGAAGAGGCGGTGCGCGAAAAGCGTTTCCGCGAAGACTTATACTTCCGCATTCAGGTGCTGCCGCTTGAACTCCCGCCGCTGCGCGATCGCGGTCAGGACGTGGTGCTCTTGGCGGAGAATTTTATCCAGCGCTATGGTGCAGAATATGGCCGTGGAAAATTCCACCTGAGCCGAAACGCCGAAAAGGCGCTGCTCGGTTACCACTGGCCGGGCAATGTGCGCGAACTTGAAAACCGCGTGCAGAAAGGTTTGGTGCAGGCCGTGCATGGCGTGATTCAGCCCAAGGATTTAGGGCTTGATGATATGCAGGTGCAGGCGAAGGAATCGCCGCGCACGCTCAAGGAAGCCCGCGAAGCGGTCGAACGCGAAGTCATCTCTCGCGCTCTCAAGGACACGAATGCAAACCTCACGCTTGCATCGACGATTCTTGGCATTGACCGCAAGGTGTTGCGTGAAATCATGGAACGCCTGGGCTTGAAAAAAGAAGACTTTAAGGTATAG
- a CDS encoding zinc ribbon domain-containing protein has translation MEMKFCQSCGMPLTLEILGTNADGSKNDDYCIYCYKDGAFTGDFNMEQMVEFCSQFVDEFNKNTGKSLTREEYKAELRKYFPTLKRWRLPADQLPHATSPMKQKFIEEVNALNIKDMPTIDNLFVLQGSFINQEYKINGNIVKLLDDNASYWGNQVEKIGAEGRCFGIACNERYILVSEYGKNGTDAEIVVFKKR, from the coding sequence ATGGAAATGAAATTTTGTCAGAGCTGCGGAATGCCGCTCACACTGGAAATCCTCGGCACCAACGCCGATGGCAGCAAAAATGATGATTACTGCATCTACTGCTACAAGGACGGCGCCTTCACTGGCGACTTCAACATGGAACAGATGGTCGAATTCTGCTCGCAGTTCGTCGATGAATTCAACAAGAACACCGGCAAGAGCCTGACTCGCGAAGAGTACAAGGCAGAACTCCGCAAATATTTCCCGACGCTCAAGCGCTGGCGCCTCCCCGCGGACCAACTTCCGCACGCCACCTCGCCCATGAAGCAGAAGTTCATCGAGGAGGTCAATGCGCTTAACATCAAGGATATGCCAACCATCGACAACCTCTTTGTTCTGCAGGGTTCGTTCATCAATCAGGAATACAAGATCAACGGCAACATCGTCAAGCTTCTAGACGATAATGCGAGCTACTGGGGCAACCAGGTCGAAAAGATTGGTGCCGAAGGCCGCTGCTTCGGAATCGCCTGCAACGAACGCTACATTCTCGTAAGCGAATATGGCAAGAACGGCACCGATGCAGAAATCGTCGTATTCAAAAAGAGGTAA
- a CDS encoding NAD(P)H-dependent oxidoreductase: protein MTLVLNTLESDDCTEQINALFADKNEEIEIINTADLKIMHCMGCNNCWLKTPGICSIKDDYEIILMKLVKAENFWIVADTKFGFIDYRGKRVLDRIVPMLNMYIEFRDGWERHQLRYHPLNFGVIYKGDGNRKLLEEWSMRVARNMAGHSLGVISLDKDEACENAAVPSAKCVAPTSAEHVVIINGSPRVKKNSNTNKIVQAFAEGLEKAGITHKLYSLSNHTEWDEAREAFITNDNIIIAVPLFVECLPSLLLEFLSTLPTERKQPAKLSFILHGGFDEGHQLRLGEKFLQSLPAQLGCTCGGVLVKGGSFMLCNRENSYIKKMTDKILASYAKMGLSFARNGSFSTPEAQKFTGPEKNPWIGLLLFNLIFKRIVKKNFERMAQELGCTRPLNDKPY from the coding sequence ATGACTTTAGTTTTGAACACATTGGAATCGGACGATTGCACGGAACAAATTAACGCTCTATTTGCGGATAAAAATGAAGAAATAGAAATCATCAACACCGCAGACTTGAAAATCATGCATTGCATGGGTTGCAACAACTGCTGGCTAAAAACTCCAGGCATTTGCAGCATCAAGGACGATTACGAAATCATCCTCATGAAATTGGTCAAAGCCGAGAACTTCTGGATTGTGGCTGATACGAAATTTGGTTTTATTGACTATCGCGGCAAGCGAGTCTTAGATCGCATCGTCCCGATGCTAAACATGTACATCGAATTTCGCGATGGATGGGAACGCCACCAGTTGCGCTATCACCCACTGAATTTTGGAGTCATTTACAAGGGGGACGGCAACCGCAAACTTCTCGAAGAGTGGAGCATGCGAGTCGCCAGAAATATGGCAGGGCATTCGCTCGGCGTAATCTCGCTAGACAAGGATGAGGCTTGCGAAAACGCCGCAGTTCCTTCTGCAAAATGCGTCGCGCCCACTTCTGCCGAACACGTCGTTATCATCAACGGAAGCCCGCGCGTCAAAAAGAACAGCAACACGAACAAGATTGTCCAAGCTTTTGCCGAAGGACTCGAAAAAGCGGGAATCACGCATAAGCTTTATTCGCTCTCGAACCATACCGAATGGGACGAAGCCCGCGAAGCGTTCATTACAAACGACAACATCATCATTGCCGTGCCGCTTTTTGTAGAATGTCTGCCGAGTTTGCTGCTTGAATTCTTAAGCACACTCCCAACAGAACGCAAGCAACCGGCAAAACTTTCGTTCATTCTCCACGGCGGATTCGATGAAGGACATCAACTGCGACTCGGCGAAAAATTTTTGCAGTCGCTCCCCGCCCAACTCGGCTGCACTTGCGGCGGCGTTCTCGTGAAAGGCGGCAGCTTCATGCTTTGCAACCGCGAAAACAGCTACATCAAAAAGATGACCGACAAAATTCTAGCATCTTACGCAAAGATGGGGCTTTCATTTGCCCGCAATGGAAGTTTCTCGACCCCAGAAGCACAAAAATTTACTGGACCCGAAAAGAACCCCTGGATAGGTTTGCTGCTCTTCAACCTCATTTTCAAGCGCATCGTCAAAAAGAATTTCGAGCGTATGGCCCAAGAATTGGGTTGCACTCGCCCGCTAAACGACAAACCGTATTAA
- a CDS encoding TIGR02147 family protein: MKPVTEYRDYRCCMQDFYDERKRTSSFTWREFARLAGFTSPTYLKLVCEGKSSLSELGIERVAAAMNLGGFENAYFRNLVRYNQAKDDETKKTAFANMRNIADANKIRVVDGDAFTYFESWKNPVLRELVAMMPGATPEDVAQMCWNPITADEVRNSLDFMVRVGILQRKSENVYEQTDKALVGNSEVMPLVVRSMHREMAGFAQKAIDEFDVHDRDVSGVTMGIDRETYEQIVRELDSCRRKIVAIANMCKEPCQVYRLNLQMFPLSKNTHKNNEG; encoded by the coding sequence ATGAAACCAGTAACAGAATATCGTGATTATCGCTGCTGCATGCAGGATTTTTATGATGAGCGTAAGAGGACTAGCTCGTTTACGTGGCGTGAATTCGCGCGTCTGGCTGGCTTTACGTCACCAACTTACTTGAAGTTGGTGTGTGAAGGGAAAAGCAGCCTTAGCGAGTTGGGGATTGAAAGAGTCGCTGCGGCTATGAATTTGGGCGGCTTTGAAAATGCTTATTTTCGCAATTTGGTGCGGTATAACCAAGCGAAGGATGACGAAACGAAAAAGACCGCCTTTGCAAACATGAGAAATATTGCGGACGCCAACAAAATTCGAGTGGTCGATGGGGATGCGTTCACGTATTTTGAATCCTGGAAAAATCCGGTTCTGCGTGAACTGGTGGCGATGATGCCTGGGGCTACTCCCGAAGATGTTGCCCAAATGTGCTGGAATCCGATCACTGCCGATGAAGTCCGTAATTCCCTGGATTTTATGGTGAGAGTCGGGATTTTGCAACGCAAGTCCGAAAATGTCTATGAGCAAACGGATAAGGCCTTGGTCGGTAATTCTGAAGTGATGCCTTTGGTTGTTCGCTCGATGCACCGTGAAATGGCGGGCTTTGCACAGAAAGCCATTGATGAGTTTGATGTTCATGACCGCGACGTTTCCGGTGTGACCATGGGGATTGACCGAGAAACTTACGAACAGATTGTGCGGGAGCTGGATTCCTGTCGCAGAAAGATTGTGGCGATTGCCAACATGTGTAAGGAACCGTGTCAAGTTTATCGATTGAACTTGCAGATGTTCCCTTTGTCTAAAAATACACATAAAAATAATGAGGGCTGA
- a CDS encoding GyrI-like domain-containing protein: MPFDFKKEYKEFYMPKGKPEIVTIPKMNYIAVRGKGNPNEEDCEYKKSIELLYGIAYTIKMSKKGDHKIEGYFDYVVPPLEGFWWQETVDGIDYSHKEYFQWISVIRLPDFVTKADFEWAIEEATRKKKIDFSKVEFLEIEEGLCVQCMHSGSYDDEPATVAAMDKFIADNGYENDISDTRRHHEIYLSDARKVAPEKLKTVIRHPIKKI, translated from the coding sequence ATGCCTTTTGACTTTAAAAAAGAATATAAAGAATTCTACATGCCGAAAGGCAAACCCGAAATCGTCACCATTCCGAAGATGAACTACATCGCGGTGCGTGGCAAAGGCAACCCGAACGAAGAAGATTGCGAATACAAAAAATCCATCGAACTTTTGTACGGCATCGCCTACACTATCAAGATGAGCAAGAAAGGGGACCATAAAATTGAAGGTTACTTTGATTACGTGGTGCCTCCACTTGAAGGATTCTGGTGGCAAGAAACTGTTGACGGAATCGATTACAGCCACAAGGAATATTTCCAGTGGATTTCAGTCATTCGACTTCCAGACTTCGTCACCAAAGCCGATTTCGAATGGGCGATTGAAGAAGCGACCCGCAAAAAGAAAATAGACTTTTCGAAAGTCGAATTTCTAGAAATCGAAGAAGGGCTTTGTGTGCAATGCATGCATTCCGGCTCATACGACGATGAGCCTGCAACTGTTGCAGCAATGGACAAGTTCATTGCTGACAACGGCTATGAAAATGATATTTCGGACACGAGGCGTCATCACGAGATTTACCTTTCTGACGCACGCAAAGTCGCTCCGGAAAAGTTGAAAACAGTCATTCGCCACCCAATTAAAAAGATCTAA